From the Kitasatospora atroaurantiaca genome, the window CAGCAGCGTCTCGGCCTCGTCGGGATGGCCGGGGACGTGCACCGTCCAGCCTGGCAGGGTGTCGAGCAGGGCGACATCGCCGGGTGCCATGTGGGTGCGGCCCCCGGCCGGCCAGTCGTACGAGCCGGCGGCACTCACCAGCACCGCCCCGACGCCCTGGTGGCCGAGGTCCAACTTGACCTGTTCGAAGGGTCGTTCGATGAGGAAGCTGGCGAAGGTGTGGGCGATCGGCCGCATCCCGGCCAGTGCCAGGCCGCCGGTCGCGCCGATCAGCAGCTGCTCGCGGATGCCGACGTTGACGACCCGGTCGGGGTGGCGCCGGGCGGCAGGGGCGAAGCCGTCGGTGCTGATGTCGGCCAGTACGACGGCGAGCCGGGGGTCGTGGTCGAGCAGCTCGGTGGTGACGGCGAAGAAACGCTCGCGCATGGTGTCCATCGGTGGTCCTCTCAGGAGTTCTTGGGCTCCACCCGGGCGACGACGGCGTGCGGCCGGCCCGGGTGCGGTGCGGTGTACGCCTCGTACAGGGCCTCGTGGTCGCGGCCGTCCACGGTCACCGCGGACCAGCCCTCGGCCTCGAAGCGCGTGGCGATGCCGCCGCGCCAGCCGTGCGTGGCGGAGGAGTTGTCGATGGCGACGACGTGCAGCCGGTCCAGCCCGTAGGCGCCGGCGAAGGCGAGCGCCTCGTGGTTGCTGCCCTCGTCGAACTCGGCGTCGCCGATCAGCACCCAGACCGCCGGGTTGGTGAGCCCCTGGGCGCGCAGGCCGAGCGCGGTGCCGACGGCCAGCGGCAGGCCGTGGCCGAGCGAGCCTGAGCCGATCTCGACGCCGGGGACGAGCAGCCGGTCGGGGTGGTGGCCGAGCGGGGAGTCGTACGAGCCGAAGCTCGGCAGGACATCGGCCGCCAGGAAGCCCTTGGCCGCCAGGACGGCGTAGTAGGCCATCGGGCCGTGGCCCTTGGAGAGGAGGAAGCGGTCGCGGTCCCCGGCCATCGCCGGGGAGACCCTGAGCACCCGGTCGTAGAGGACCCAGAGGGCGTCGAGGGTGGAGGTGGCGGCCGGGCCGTGCTTCTCGTCGCCGGTCATCAGGGCCATCAGATGCGGCAGGTCCCGGAAGCCGTACTCCTGCGGAATGATCGCTGCGGTGGTCATGGGAAGAGGTTGCAACTTGAAGCCGACTTCAAGTCAAGCACGGTATTCTCGCCGCCCATGGCACTCTCCCGGCACGATCTCCTCACCATCGGCCAGCTCTCCGAGCGCAGCGGCCTCGCCGCCTCCGCCCTGCGCTACTACGAGAAGCTCGGCCTGATCCACGCCGAGCGCACGGCCGGCGGCCAGCGCAGGTACGCACGGGCCACGCTGCGCCGGGTGGCCTTCGTCCGGGCCGCCCAGCGGGTCGGGCTCTCGCTGGACGAGGCACGCACCGCACTCGACCGGCTGCCGGAGGACCGTGCGCCCAGCGTCACCGAGTGGAGCGGCGTCGCCGAGTCCTGGCAGTCCAGGATCGACCAGCAGATCGCCGAACTCGAGACCCTCAAGCGGAAGTTGACCGGCTGCATCGGCTGCGGCTGCCTCTCGCTCTCACGCTGCGCGCTCTACAACGCCGGCGACCGGGCCGGTGCGGCGGGCCCCGGCGCCCGCTACCTCTTCACCCGGGACCCGTCCACCGGGCCCGAGCCCCACTCGCAGACCTGCTGAGCGATCCGTCCCGCAGTACGGC encodes:
- a CDS encoding thiamine pyrophosphate-dependent enzyme, translating into MTTAAIIPQEYGFRDLPHLMALMTGDEKHGPAATSTLDALWVLYDRVLRVSPAMAGDRDRFLLSKGHGPMAYYAVLAAKGFLAADVLPSFGSYDSPLGHHPDRLLVPGVEIGSGSLGHGLPLAVGTALGLRAQGLTNPAVWVLIGDAEFDEGSNHEALAFAGAYGLDRLHVVAIDNSSATHGWRGGIATRFEAEGWSAVTVDGRDHEALYEAYTAPHPGRPHAVVARVEPKNS
- the soxR gene encoding redox-sensitive transcriptional activator SoxR, with the translated sequence MALSRHDLLTIGQLSERSGLAASALRYYEKLGLIHAERTAGGQRRYARATLRRVAFVRAAQRVGLSLDEARTALDRLPEDRAPSVTEWSGVAESWQSRIDQQIAELETLKRKLTGCIGCGCLSLSRCALYNAGDRAGAAGPGARYLFTRDPSTGPEPHSQTC